ATACACCTAAGTCATAATTCAAGTCATTTTATTGCCGTTATATAGATTTGTATATTTATACTATTTTGTATATGCATGTGCCATTGTCACCTGATCTTGAAATGTACATGCttgtttgtaatttatttgaaataatttatatGCCACTAGGGTTAAATCATGTAAAACACTTAATGGAAAAGATAACATATCATAACTTATTTCTGAAAAGTTTCAAACATTTATATATTATCAGATATGTTACCACTGGAAAAGCACGgttgtaatttttattgtttaatgcttatttctgttttcaatgtaattgataatattaatttttggaCCTAGCTTAGATTGATTTGAAACAAGTCTTGTTTTACTGTAATAACAGAATGTCCTTTGGAgtatattttttaaaggaaacAAATCATTTGGCATTTCTACCGTTTGAATGCTTCTATTTTGTTAATGTTGTAgttaactttgtttaatttgtgTGAAATAATTATGATAGAGATTTTAGGCAATGATGACACAATGAGGACGTAACTTGTTGATAGTTATATTttgtattagtaaaatccaactagtggtctattatcgacgctgtgttctgattggttgagccacTACTAAGCTATATGTTaaagcccactagtagcaacaAGTGctggctttgaaaaccaaaacaatggtGGGTGAATCGTGTTTTGTCTAGCCTCAACTaacgaaagatgttttgtcttgaatttttgacttttttgactaactagttggattttattcAAACAATATTTTTCCTTAAGTCCTTATGGTCTCTTAGTCAATAGCTCAtccgggcttgaggaataataattgttaaatgctATCACATAGATACTATGaattatatttcaaaattgttatacATATAATAATATCATAGGCTGATAGGcaggtacaataattattttgaaatatagTAAGTGGCATTTATGTCTAATAGCCTTCATAAAATAAGATATTCTTTGAAGTTATGGTTAACCAACACCCTGAACCCTGAGAAACCTTGAAATACCAACATGCAGGCATTTCAAGTGCAACTGGTTTCAACCAATCTAAACAATGATAAAAACATTGGTTCTGGACACTTTGTTCTTTATGTACGTTTTTACAATTATTCTTATTTGGGGTTCTCATCAGTAAAACAATGTGAAGTGACTACATTTCAAGTGAAAAAGGATGTGCACACTTAGATgagattttatttttgcatGCCATTCATTGTATTTCAATTCGTGGGTGATTGCCCCAGAATCTGCATGCCAGGAAAATTTGGAATAACTGTGAAAATTAATGATGTCATCACTTTGACTTAGTTTGAAGTAGCGTTGAAAAGATGAAATCAATAATAGCCTTATTAAATGTGGCATTGTTCTACTTGCTTTTTCCTGTTCAAAGGAGGGTGAAGAGTTTCCAATGCTTTTGTTAAAGCCTGTTGTGGATGCAAATAATTTTGTTCCCTCAGGCCTTTTTTCTTCATGTTGTTAAAGATAAACTTACAAGCTAATATGGGAAGTTCTGATACCAGTATTCATCTTCCTGCCATCAAATTATCGGCATCTACATAATGCCTTAAGTGATTGGGGTCTCTGTGGCATTTAAATGGTATTTCTATTAACTTCACCTGAGAGGTGATCAAAACTGTGATGCCATGgatattaatttattatttttaataacaaTTGAATATTGCATTTTTAATAAATTTGATTGGCTTACTAATATTTGGTTACCAGCTTTTGTATCATTCTGATTTGTTCACTGGGTTCAAAGTATAGAACAAAATAATTTGTACACCatttgcaaaaaataataaaggaGAAAATCACTATTACAAACATTCAGGATGATTTTATGGGATAAAATTATTTGTTGTGCCATTTTTTGATGATACTGGTGATGGCCAACCTGTTCACACTAAgaacaaaagcaaagcaaatttGCCAATAATCATTACAAAGGCTTGTTTTTCTATGGCTGCTGTCACTTCTTTCCAGAGTGTCCCAATATAGTGGTCCTTATTTCAACCGTGGGACAGTAAAGAGCCAAGTACATCTTAGAACTGAAACTGAAATGTCTCAAGAATCTTTGCAGAACAACCGCTTGTTAACCCCTGAAGCACTGTAAAATAATAGTGcccaaaacatgtcaaaaataaGAAGGACTGGAGAGGAAGAAAGACgaaatgattttgcaaagtaaTAATTCATTcacaaatttttttcttcagttttttgCAGCAACATAAACCTATAAGCTTCTTAACCGATACAGAATTGATGTAgcctaatatatatatatatatatgtatcattaaattaaatttgactaagcaatttttttccatgtcaaaaaagtaataattattgtttgccATTCTCATAGCAATATGTGGCCTAAATCTTCATAAATTAAGACGAACTATAATGCAAAATAACATTAGCAAATCTCAGCACCCCTATAACAATGGCAGCGATTGATTCTTTCTCTTCAAATTAATTTCGATTTTTTACATACACCATTTGGTGAACTTCAACGTTTCAACTATATGCAACTCTTTTGGCGAAAAAGAGCATTTAAAAAGCCTGCTGAACTAATAAAGCCTTGTTCAAGTATAATATATACTATATCGAATTATATTACAGTATAAATTACCTACAAATACGCTGTAAAAATACTCTTCAACAACTTCAAATACATATCAAATAATTCGGATGAAAGACCTTTGAGACACTGGATACAAAACGTCGTGGATTAAATGGCAAAAAAGGAATATAAATACACCACAACTACAATCATTCCAAAACCCAATCTAACAACGTCCCCCGTCTTTCCCGATCTGCGCACATTAACAAAGCGCGTAATAAGTCTGTCACGCACGAAATTTTTACAATTAAGATCCAACTAATATCTGCATGACTTGTTCTAGTTCATCAATGGCGAATTCGTTTACTCTTTCCAGCTTTAAACTATCGCTGCATCTCGCGGGCAGACTCTTCGCAGCAATGCTGGTAGTCCCGAGGTTCCAAGCACTGCAAAATTCGTCAAAATCGATCGGGAACGCGCTATTGGGTACGTCAAAATCATATAGTGAGACATCTACATCTTTAAACTCTAGTTCTTCAGTTAATTCTAACCCAAGAAGACTCCCACAGGTTACTTCCTTGATCATTTCTTCGGTATTAAAATTAAGCAGTTTCTCGGAGTTTTCAGCCATCGAGGTATTGTTGTTCAAATCGGCCGCACGGGATGTGTTTTGACCCGTAAGTTCTAGCTTGGCGGACATCTCAGCAGTGTTTGACGGTTTGTCGATTTCAAATTCAAGTTCCTTTACCATCTTATCACCCAAGATATTTAGCTCTTGCTCGAACGTAAGGGAACTTTTCGCAAGCGAAAATCCCTCGCATGATCGCGTGCCAATACTGTGTGCAGAGAAAGTCACTTGTTCGCTAATGTTGTCGATTCCTCGCTCAAATGTTTTATCGTCGCTAAGATCTGTGACAACAGTCATTTCCAAAGTTCTTCGCTCTTCCCTGATGTCTTGCTCTATAAGGCGCAGCGTATTTGAGATCAGCACTGTTCTGCACAATACTGGCTCGGGTCGAGAAAAGCTTTTCTGTAGTTTGCAGAGCGAAATGTTGAACACAGTTTGTCGCTGGATGCATCGGCCATGAAGCTCGTGGCTGTTGCCATCAACTTCACTATGTTTGCGTTTAACTCCGTGCGCACGTTCTGTTAGCATCCTGAACAAGAGAAATACCTTACGTGAGCACGATTTTACACAATAAATCAAAAGCTTAACCATATAAAGTTTGGAACTTGTCCTTGAAATCGAAAATTTCAACATAAGCTTGCCTCGACTAAATTGTGCAACAATCTGACCCGTACTGACTGTAGTCAGAGAAATTCAATAATCTGCCTCAGACTAATATCTTAATGCTACTTTTACTTTTCTTCAGCTTGACTGCTTTTTCTGAGAAAAACCTGTGTCAGTCAACGATCGTTCGCTGTGAAAATACGCTTCCTGTCAAAATTCAGCAGGTACTATTTCTCTAATTCATTTGTGCATCTACTCACCGAATGCACTGTTCATGCGAAATTTGCTGTTATATGAATCCGTACTCTGAAGATAAAACAGTCTGGAATGAATACTCCTGATTGAGGCCTATAGAAAACGTCCTTATCGAATGTGGCACGTTCTGAACCCACTTTTCTCAAGAAGTAAACCGGCAAATATTTTTCACCTTCCTCCAACCCGAACCAAGTTCAACCATTGCGAACAGCTGACGTCATTTTTCCCTTATTTGGATGGAAGTGACAGGTATAATTGACAACTATGCCATATTTGGAGGTATACGAAAGAAAACACATACATTCACTTCCTGTTACCATGTTAAAAGCCATGACTTTCACTTTGAAACACAAGAAAATTTTGCTGATTCTCAAAAAATTGTCAGTGAATTTCGAAATGGTGCGGGATATCCAGTGGAAATCTTTCGACACAACATTTTACGAAACGTGTTGcaataagaaaaaaacacaTAGTTCCGGCTACAACATAAAGTGCCACGACTTTCGCTTTGAATCACAAGTACTTTTTGCCCATGCTAAAATGATTGTCAGTGAACAGCGAAAGGGTAGAGGAAATCGTATGGAGATCTTTAGGCACAACATTTTACGAAACGTGTTGCGAAAAGAAACGGAAAAAACACCATGCACGTGCGATGACACGTACATCCGTTTCATAGCACAACCTACAACTACTGTTCAACAAAATAAGAtgtcaaaataataaaaaaacattgtcCACTAGATTACAACGGCCGACGAATATTAGCAGGTGCATCCTTCGAGgcaaagttttgaaaaaatttagttcagcaaaaaaatatttcatagAGATTTCCAATGAGGTTCCGATTAAATTCTAGGATTCTCAACGTCATCTCATCATTCGGTGGGTGTTTGGACGCACTTATTTTAGGACTAAAGCCCCTCCCTCCCGGGTGCACGCCGGTACAACACCCCACCCCCTCCACCTGTTTCTTGGCGGCTGCAGTTTCGTTTACAGCGGCGCTATGCAGATTCAGCTCTCAAGTTTTCTCTGCGAAACTCCGTAATACAAGTCCAGCTGTATGGAATCCACGGTGCGATTTATCGGCTCGATATGACGGCTAAAGGTCAAAGAATGGTTTGCACCTCAACCACATTTCTTTTACCTCGCGCCGATCTGCCCCAAAAAAGCCGCCAGAGGTCGGGCCGACAAAGCACTTTTTATTCACACCAGTTATTTACCTCTTATCACTTGATTTCTTGATCCATATAAAACCGTAGCTTCCCATCCAAGGAAGCTGTAACAAGCTATGGATGGGACAAACGAATACTGAATAAGTCGATGTCTTTTTTGCAAGATTGTTAAAAAAGGTGATATGGACCAAAATGATCCACGAGTCTTCCGGTTTCACCCGCGATAATTTTTACGCCCTTGTTCTAAAAAAGCACAAAAGACAAAGAATGAAAACCACGCGCGATTCTGAGTCAGGTGAGTCTATCATCCAGGAAAAGGCGCAGAGGGAACTTCTATCCGACGCTCAGAAGAACTAGAGGAGTTGCGCTCTTTCTTACCACTGTAGTGTCTCTCAGCCTGTTTGACTTCATCCCTTTTCCTCGTTATTGCGCACGCGCAATCTTAAACGGCGCCcagagttttttttatttatttattatttttttatgatacCTGCGGCTCCGCGGGATGAAATGCCACGTCATAAACCACGTCTGTATGACCCGTGAGGCGATGACAAAACGTATTTCCCCGAATGTCGTAGAGATAAGCCtgcaaaagaataacaaaaagaTTGGGCGAGTCCATGAGATATCTAGCCCTGGGACATCATCAGATAACTCAATGATGGTGTAAGATAGGCTCACACGTCACTTCCTTTTACAAATAACACTGATTGCCAAGAGTTGTTGATAGTCTGTGTAGAGCATACAGTAATTATTGGCCACCAGCTCGCTGTTATGATATATTTTTGAACAGGTAAATAAATCGttgatcaaattaaaaaaagaaacaagcccATTCTATGACGTATATTAAATATGGAGTTGGCTGAAAAGAACTACATTAACGTTCCTTTTCTTCTCGTATTTTCCGTCTAATGAGGCACGCGGGAACAATTCCATATACCGTAGAGTCTTGATCAAACACGGACATATTCATAACCATCTACTCAAAATATGAAAAGTTAAAACTAAGTACACACCAACCTTCGATGCACTCAACAAGCCTGTGCAGGAAAGACAAACAGGAAGGGAGGGGTCAGTGAAAAATCCGCCCCCACCCACGCAACACAcacagaaaattattttttgttcctACGCTTACTTTCAAAAGATTCCCCAGttaacttaacaacattaaCAACAATTCGTTATTTGAGTCAATCACTCGCCCCATTACCGATCTGTCCTCTGAACCAGAGGCGATGAATCTCGCACAGGGACTGAGGGCGACTCCGACAGGATGGGATCTGTTCACGTGACCATCATACCGTCGCACGCACCTGTTAGTGCGCAGGTCCCATAATTTTATCCCATCTGTCATTGCAGCCGTCAAAAAAAGATCGTAAGCGCTTGCCGGGTGAGAAACGAACATGGAACCCTGTATaggacaaaagaaaagacaaagggAAACGatcttgaatttgaaaatatttacaaagaGGCTTATGAAAAATTTCAGGCGACGAACTGATGTTTACCAAAATTGAAACCGAAACCTATTTTTCTACTGCTGCCCAAAACTGGTGGACAAGTTTTAAAATAAGAGAATTGAGCGAATATGCGATGGGCAGAGCTTGTTCCATGAAAAGGAAGGGGACGACCAATGGACAGAAGGGGACGGAATATTACAGGACCTGTGAAGGCCTCATTTTGTGAGGCGCACAAAGCAATAGGCCTTGCCTTGTCAACAATATGGTTCGAATTCCACGCTGCATCTGTTTGTGCTAAAAAAGGTTGAATTGTAGCTAACCTCGTTTTGACATATCGCGTGAGCAGGCCTGGTGTGGGCGTCCAGTACCACACGGACAGAACGAGCAGCGTTCATGTCGAACACTTCAATCGATTTGTTGGAGCCACAGCACACGACGATATCTTGAAAAACGTCAAGGATAAAGTGATTGACAAGTGTCTCCTGAATCAGGCCGAACTAGCTGAGGAAGTAGTGGTTTCTTACTCAATGACGAATATGGAAAGATATATGTAAAAGATACATGAATGAAATCCGTTAATGGCCGTGAAACAGGTTATTTGTTGGGCTCTTTCCTGCTGAAAAATCTTTACAATCTTGTACCTGTTATTGGATAGGTATctgtaaaacaaaaaataatgtgAGTGGACTTGAGAAAAGGAGTGTGGAGAGGGAGGGGTTGAAGTAATCATCTTTATTGGTCAACAACTTTGTGAGATTAATTACTTATAACATTTGACTTAAAAATAGCAAAAGTACTTCATTAAACTTCGGTAACTGTGAGCTGTGTTTGAGTATGGCGACGACTGATCAAAGCCGACAGGGTGCCCTTTCACCTCGACGCCTCGGGCACCCTTTCACCTCCACCCCTCACTCTGTCAGGGTTCCGTTTTATGGCTATTAAATCTTCAACTATttggatcagaggaaagttgaAGCAGAGTCACTGTGGTCCAACAAAGCCAGTGTACCTATGCTAAATATTTGTTTGATCTTGTACTAGCACAATCTTCATATTGTACCTTTTGACGTCATCTTTCTCTCCAAAGTCAATGCAATATTTGTACATATGCAGACCATTACCACATGTCAAAAGAATGAACTTGTCGACATAATAAAACTTTGCTTGCTTGATTTCTCGGGGAAATGGAGGGTTATCCTATGAGACAAAAATAGGGTAAAAAGACACACATGATAATGAAAGCCACTTAACACACAGCAACCTTGAGAAACGGAGAGCTTCTTGTTTGCCACAGAGAGAGATTCAGTTCACATAAAGACTCAATCCCAACAACACCAACAGAGACAGCGGAATAGAAATTCCAGAGGCATGGACACCCACGATCAAGAAACACAATGACAGGAAAGCACACAACAGCGGACCCTTAAGGAAATAACCCGTCCAAACAGAGAGGATAGAACTGCACCAATCACAGCCATTGAAAATCTGCGAATTATCGTGCTTTATAAGGTAAAGGGTAACAAGTTGACCTTATCGCCTGAAGAAGACTATTTTAATATAAGCGAGAGATTTGCCACGCAAAAAATCCACGCACTCGCCGCCATCCCTCAGCTTCTAGCAGTGCCCCATAAGAAATCAAGATTTTAGAGAAAAATATTCAGTGGAGAATCAATGCGCCATTTTAGGGAAGCTTTCTCTTAAAACACAGTATCAACCGGGATTGACTTAATCGAAATTACATTCTCCTACCTTGGGCTTGGTTTCTGAGGTCCCAAGTTCAGACGCAAAGTTATGACTGACAGAGGAGAATGTCATCAAGGGATCCGACTGAGCCTGGTGCCACAGCCTTACTGTCTTATCACTTGATGACGTCAGTAGCAAGTTATTCTCGCGACTAAAGCTGACGCATGTCACTGATCCATCGTGGCCTGTAGATAAAAAAGACTTGTGGGCGCACTGAATAGCTTGCTAGTTACTAGGAtgttttagagcagttttcaaataactgtcgaaagtaattatgtgattgtgattgctacgcttagtgattggcttaaggacggtgcctactaattaaagatatttttccccggtgtgtgattatacaggaaatgtagatcttgacaagtcctattgaaatccaaaaagaaaattgggggtaaccacgcatttttcaaagataattcatgaataatatctgaaaaaagctttaaaatacaaagcaatgtatggccttctttctcaaattgaagcttaattatctctcaaaaatgcatggttacccccaattttctttttggataccaagagtacttactaagatctactttctccggatagttttaaaacgcacaaaaatatccctgtattagtaagcattggcgattgaaaatccgagtatctggagatgcgcagaacgtatgcgcagtaacaatagtaggcaccgtccttaaaagactcgcgccggTTTTTTAGCccatgagaatcaaaaccaaaaccaattgtacCACGtaagcgtgatttttcccgcacttCGAGCGAGTTAagggtaattgctaggaattgtgattggttcatcgcactgcctgctcctgttgtgattggtcggagtaattgctttagttttggtttttcgacagtcatttcaaaccCGCTCTATTTCTTCTTAAAAGGTACACCTTATTTAACGTAGGAACTTTCCTTTACTCTAGAGAGCATTCTCCCAGGAAACCGACGGTGCGctaatcccccccccccccaccctctTTCCATCAGTGCTTCGTTTTTTAAGGGTATTTAAGGCAACTTAAATACACTGGAAGGAAAGAAGTGGAAACAAAAATGTGAGATCCGGTGATAGAACTCGGGACCTTATGTACCaaggccgcgcactaaccgactgCACCACCCTTGCCACTATTTAAGTTGGATTTTGCCTTAAGTGAGGTTTCGCAACCCTTTGAGGACAGGCAAACTTTGCAACCCGAGGGAAAAAGCCCACACGACCCGTATCCATTGTCCACCTTACCATACTCGTCCAAGTTTAACCGTGAGAAGCTTAGTTTACGAATCGGGTCAAATACAGGATCTATCGTGTTCTCTTGGAAGAGATCCGGGGTGATAAAGAAGACAAGCGCCGTCTAACTGAATGCCACAGAAGAATGCAACGAGTTCCTACCAGTGAACACTACTTCTTTGCTCGATGGTGGAGTTCCCAACACGTGTGCGCTCTTGTCTGCCAATGCACAGGCTAAATGCTTACCATCACCTGAAGAGAAAAAAGAGCTACAATCAACAGAGATTGTCCCACCAGAGATCTAGTCAGGGAATAAAACTCTGATGCAAATTTGTAGTAGTAATTCACTTTTCACGAGACATTGAGAGTCCATCCAGTGAGAGTTGTGAAAGCCTGTTTCTGGTTTCTTCTAGCAGTAGTTTCAAAACTGTCTCTCGCTGACGCACCTGCAAATACAACACTGTTGATGGGCGTAGGCTGTTGTGTGAGCTGTATCCTGTGCTGCAAGTTTGTCATAGCTGCACTGTTAACAGGATATTCTGTTCGAGACGTccttgcaa
This genomic window from Acropora muricata isolate sample 2 chromosome 2, ASM3666990v1, whole genome shotgun sequence contains:
- the LOC136893451 gene encoding SERTA domain-containing protein 2-like, which encodes MLTERAHGVKRKHSEVDGNSHELHGRCIQRQTVFNISLCKLQKSFSRPEPVLCRTVLISNTLRLIEQDIREERRTLEMTVVTDLSDDKTFERGIDNISEQVTFSAHSIGTRSCEGFSLAKSSLTFEQELNILGDKMVKELEFEIDKPSNTAEMSAKLELTGQNTSRAADLNNNTSMAENSEKLLNFNTEEMIKEVTCGSLLGLELTEELEFKDVDVSLYDFDVPNSAFPIDFDEFCSAWNLGTTSIAAKSLPARCSDSLKLERVNEFAIDELEQVMQILVGS